The nucleotide sequence GTTAACCTGCCCAGTGAGGAAGACGGTGCTGGTAATGAGCAAAAGTTGCTCTGTCATAGCCAGTATTGGTTCAGGTTGTAAGGAGTGGGTGAAACTTAAAGTCAAATCAAGCTCTGAAAGACAGATGTCTGTACCAGTAATAAAGATTCAGACTGACCGGGGTGTGGCTTACAGTTTCAGGTGTGCATTGGCCAAAATGTGGTCCGCAGCTGGAGTGAACGCCCTGCTTTTCCAAAAAATTAGTATGCTTCTGGTTTGTATTTCTAGAAGATCGTATGAAGTCAGAAACATGTGACTCAGATTGAATCTTTCCAGTATTTACTCAAAAGTCTAAATATAACCATATGTAGAAGTTTATTTGCAACTGTAGACATGGTTAAGAGCTATTGATGCGCGAATTGACTACGGCATAGGTTATTCTTCTGTAATTCATTCGGCTcttcatattttgcttttgttcaggCAGGTATGAGTGTGAATGTTTGAGATGGACCTGTTAAGTGAAATCTTTTGTTCTAGCTGCTGGGTGttacatttaaggaaaaaaaaaaaaagtgagggaATTTTCCAGGCTAATTGTATCCTTCTTGTGTTTCAGAGGCATCAACAAAAAAGGCATTAGGATATGTTTTCAGTGATCTTGCAAGCAAACTGTCTTCAGATGTTCTTGTATTAAGAATTTGCCACAGTTCGGTTTATGTGTGGCCTAACAATGGTATGAACACTGTTCCAGAGCTGACTGATGATTCTGCTTGTAAGGAGATAAGACGATTTATACAGtgagtgtatttttaaatctgtatatatttttaagagattaatttaatattataaaagtttctctttctgttgATACTTCAGATTTGATCAAGACGATGAGACCAAACGGAAGCTTggcaaaaaaaaggataaaaagctACAAGATACGGTATGTGTCTCACCCCATTAATAAATTGTATCAGACAACCTATCATATAAAAATTTTTAGATCTGCCCTCCATAGGCTTTTCTGTACACAAATAGAAATTGATGTGACTTAAAAGAATCCTTTTAAAGTCATTGAGATTCGGCATGAATGCACAGTTCCATCTACAGTATACCAGTAGAAGTTTGTCTAACATTactagcttttatttttaaacccagTTATCTCATTACTGAGTTTGATACCCAATATCTACAGTCTTACTTTTGCCTTCTTGGTGCATGTGCTGTCGGAGATGTACTATCAGTGTCTTtattctctgcagcagcagatagTCAACATAGACCTCATGTTGGAAATGACATCTCCATTAGCTGCTCTGGCTCCAGTcattgaaagggaaaataaggagCACCACTACATTAATATGACATTGCCAGTTGATGTTGTTGTATCTGTTTCTCCAGAAGAAACATGGGGAAAGTAAGTGTTAATCCTGAACTTGtaatttttcagcttcatttctgctttttcttgaaataatgaAGTAAAGCTCTTGTATCGTTAACCTGCTTAATGAAGTAgcttgtattatttttgtaatggaaTTCAACTGTGTAAATAATAAAAGCTCCTGTAGACAGCTGTTAGCTTTAATCATCTTAAGACACAATCCTTTTGCTATctacaaaaaaatcagtttatcaATGTCTGATAGATTTGATGATCTGTAACAATTGCTTAGCAAGGAATGAGAAAGTCAGGAAAATGTTCTACAAATTCTTTTAGGTACGTGAGTGTGTATAAAAGTTGGAGTGTATTTGATGAGTCTTTGTGATCCCAGTACTACATTAGGGGCTACAGCTGGGTGGGTGAAGGTGGAAAACGTTAAAAgtcttcctctgtgtttttccctttgtgttttTTCCATAGGGTTTGTCTCTGAAGGATGCTAAATGGGGTGGATAAAAcgcgcaaaaaaaaaaaaaccccaccatatAGTCATATATATAACTTTTATTTTGGCAAATGCTCATAATGGTTGGGGTTCTGGTGCGAGACCTGGACTTTGGAAGGTCAAATCACTGGGGAGTAGTTTCTGCAGGCAGATGTGCTTTGAGTAAAGCATGGTGAGGTTCTCTTTCTCTGTGGGAGTGGAAGCATGGAAGTAGTAAGTTCATCGGACCAGGTGCAAATATGCATATAAGGATGGTATAACTATCAGAGCTATGAGAGAGAATGATCCACCATCACGATTCTACTTCTTAAATATTCTCCCTTTTACCTTGCAGGGTACAGAATCTCCTAGTGGAAGCAATTCACAGACAATTAACTGACATGGAAAGATGCATCATGAAATATATGAAGGGAACGTCAATTACCGTACCAGAACAATTTCATTTCATGTTACCAGGAAAAAATCATCTTGTAACTGTCTCATATCCTACAGGTATTTCAGATGATCAGTTGGAAAGTTACAGAAAGGTAAAGCCAACAAATACTAACAGAACCTcacttctacattttttttttaaaaaattactattattattgtcATTGAAGCAATGGTAAAGCTTTTCATTTAGccaacataaaataaatattaacagatactgctgtttctttctttaatttatgATAACTGAAGCAGTATGCTGAATGTGGAAGTTTGATTTATTAGAagaattaaaactttaaaactacATAGGATTTGTTTTAGATAAAACCTATCTAAATTGTACTTCTGGTACtgtattcttttaatttctctacTTCCCTGGTAGGACATCAGATTACTTGTAGCATGTTACTCCTTTCAGGCTTTAACAGGTGCCCTGAAagggttggggttgggttttttgtttgttttggtttctttcttggGGTTAtgagttgttgggttttgtttggttttcgGTGGCGGCAGGGAGTGCTGCTTTTTGTGGCTCACAGCTGACCAGCATTAGCtagcttttgtttgcttgttttttgcCTTCTGGTTGCCACATCCAGAAGAAGGAATATGGATGAGATAGAGAAACGGTCTGATGTGACAGTCCTTTCAGACTGAGACATGTACCTGGGAGATTCCAGTTCAGGTCACACAGTTGCACATACGGAGAGTGGGGAAAGAACCTTCTGCTGCCTTAGAGGTGTAGAAGCTGTGgggatttttcattttcttcttcaatgTGAAGCATTACTGGGTATATAAAACCTAATCTATTCCTTGCGTTCGCAGAAGCCTCAGGCATTGGTGGCACATAAGTCTTTCCTGCTCTCTGTCTTCTGTTCCCATTTATCCACCCATTGCTAAGTGTTACTTTAGCTAATGCAGTTGGGTTCAGTGTTGGGTCATGTGTGTAAGATGTATCGCCTGTGTTACACACATTATCTTAGATGCTATCTCATCGTTCCTTTCACTCTTAAGCTCTGTGAAGTAAGACAATATAGCTCTTTAAACGTGGCTGCTATGTTGTAAACAATGCTTAAGAGATGTAAAAATAGACTGAATCTGCTTAAACCATAAGATCAGTATCTTTACTTTGTCTCAGCACGTGGTAGTTGTACGTCTTCAGTATTGGTTAAGATTATCATTCagagtgtgtgtatatatactaCTCCATAGACAAAACTGTAATCCTTTTCCATTACGGTGTATTTTACCGTACTTTCATAAGACCTTTGTCGCTCATGATAACTTCAGCGGGGCTCCAGCAGCAGGCATGCCCTTTAGATAAGGAGGTAAGCCTCCAGGAGCTTCCTTTGAGAGCTGAGATCTGGCAGTAAATGCACCCGCtgaatattaatatattaaaatctgCTGAATTAAATTTTCTGAACTCTGCTCTAAAAATTGTTCATGTCTTTATTGTCACTTACAGTGTGGTGTTTCTCTTAATCCAAAATTTGAATTgtgctctttatttttattctaactTGCACGTAGGAATTACATGAGTTATTCAATCTGCCTTGTGACAGACCGTATTTCAAGAGAGCAAATGCTTATCATTTTCCAGATGAACCATATAAAGATGGATATCTCAGAAACCCACATTTACATCTTAATTCACCTGGTACAGAGTCTGGTATGGTAAGTTTAAACTGAAACATTTGTAAGaaagtgttttttatttttcctgagattTGTTGTTAGAAGTAGTCATTTAGACAGTCAGTAATGTAGAGATGAGAGAGAGTGAGGTGACAGGCTTGGCCTTTTAAGCAGAAGGGCTTCTCTGCACAACATGGTGTTGCTTTAGCTATATTTGTCCCaaagaaatggcattttcttgaaaaagaatGTACACATTTTTAGTATGTATTGTAAAAGTTTCTCAGATCCAGGGCAAGAAACTAAAACTATGAACAATAATGTTTAGGAGACAAAACCAGGAGGAGTAATCATGTGTGAATAACAAACCTTCCATTCTTCCAAAGATTTGCGGTCCCCAGCAGAAGGCGTTCACAGTGCCAGCGACAGAGGCATATGACTTCTCTGAAAACTGATGCAAGTGCGATCAGATTCATTTGTCTTATCTCTTTCTGTGCAGGTTTATTTAGTACATGGTGTATATAGTTATCACCACTATATGCAGGATCGGTTTGATGACAGTGGTTGGGGCTGCGCCTATCGGTCTTTGCAGACAATCTGTTCTTGGTTCAAGCACCAAGGTTACATTGATACAGCTATACCAACACACAAGGAAATCCAACAGGTACAGGACACTTATGCATAAAATAATCTGCTTATTTGTCTAGAAAATCTTGTatgtgctatttttaaaatatcaaattcATATCTTTTGTGCTTCAGATTTgtgtgatatttttaatttatatcttAAATTGAACTATACTAGtcctgaattattattttttaggaGTTTTATTACCGATCTGTCTCCAAATGTTTATTTATGTTGGGTGACATTATCTGTACAAATAAGACTCATTAAAATAGCCTTATAAATATTTCCTTCGATTAATGTTCTATTAGAAGCACAGATTATGatgtttttcactgtttttgccaaatgaaagaaaacaaccaaattTGTCATgttaaaatcagtttttaaaactgaCTTTTGTATTCAGTGGCAGCTGGATTAGTCCCCAGATGCTATGCATTGAttcactgctttcttttgctgctttgccTTTGAGTGTAGTGggcttttcctgctgttttcttttaactctcctttacttctttttctattGTCAATTCAAACGTGTGCTtgagtgtgggtttttttctgttaacagcactgaaaggaaaaagcttaGGTAGCTAATATTGTATGCCTAGCAAGAAATACTGCAATCATCTTCAGTCTTCTAAAAATCGTTCTTTTGcattatatttatttactgaacACTTAGCAAAGTTTGATGCAGTCCATAAAACAACTTTCATCATATTTAGCAGGGATGTGAGCACTAAAGTTAAAACTGCGTTTCCTGAACACTTCTCAGTCCACACCTAAAcccaaaagcagctgaagtccATGCACTCAGGTAGTATTGTTAAATATCTAGAAGAGGGCAGTAGCCTTGAGGAAGCTTTATATCCTGAGCGGAAAAGGCCCCTCTCAAGTGCTGCATGTGACATACAAGCCTCAGAATGGAGAAGAGCTTAAAATAAACCACAACCCTCAGTGTATTTCAGTGGCCTCTTCCTCGGAGCGCTATTTTATGGATCCTTTTCTGAGATGCTTTGAATGGGAATCCAAGTGCTTCAGTCTGTGAAGTGGATTCTGCAGTACAAATGATGCACTCCACTATTAGACAGCTCAGTGCTCGCTCATCCCAGCTTGAAGTCTGCTTCTGGACCTGGGGCTACATTCTGTGCTTACAGGCACTGTCTGTAGCGGTGTTCAGGCGGCATTTCCACAAAGAATGAATTCAATATCCGTTTGTCTCCTTCTGACTGGCTAGGTTCAAAACATGTTCCCATGTATATATAACCCGACTTTGTTCACAAAAAGGGGTAGAATTGCCTACTATATGGTGttgatgtttgtttttcttcttcatcatgGTGTTGCAAAGGCACTGGTTGATGCTGGAGACAAACCCGCAGCGTTTGTTGGGTCACGGCAGTGGATTGGCTCAATTGAGGTACAGCTTGTTCTGAATCAGCTTTTTGGAATAAcatcaaaaatattatttgtcaGGTAAGAATCAGTTTCTGTTTAATAGCTCAGTAATTATTAAAAAGACTGAATGccttaaaatgcaaattacCGTTACAATACGTGGGATAATAGGGATAATTAAAGCGATAATAAATCTTTTAAGAGTTCCTTGTTCATAAACCCTGTATTCCTGCCTCTGGCTGTGCTGAGATAAGCGCTTACAAATTAAGATATTGCTAAACTTCTTGTGGGCTTGGGGCTCCAGTTTGCAGTCGCTATAAATGGCTTAAAGATACGCAAACTGATGTGGCGCAAATTCAGCCTATTCCTTTGCACCACAAACACCATTTTTGAAGCAGGCACGCGGTGGGCGGTCACAGGGAGCTAAACGCACACTGGCAGTAAATCATTACTTTGTCCACAGAGCTAGCCTGTCAGTTGAGGATGGAGGCAAATTGCTGAGCAGCCTGGAatagtgttttccttttctggattTGTGTGACAGATAAAACAAGGGATTTGTTTCCATTCTGACAATCTGACACTCTCATACACAGTAAAGAACCCTACAAATATGTTTGGGAGAAAAAGGATAATGTTCAGCATTTATCAGAAGTAAAATTACTGGATTTTTATCATTTAGGCAGCACTAAGCAGACTAACAAATCCCTGAACATTTTGTGATAAATacaataatgaaataaagaatatttgCTAATTTAGCATGTATGAAAATTCTAGTCAAACAAAATACCACTCATGAGTTATGTTTGCTTAGACTGAAATCCTACTGTGGATATTCTAAAAGAGCACATGACCTGGTGATTCTTAAAGGTCTTCAATGTTTTGTAAAGCTTTATACAGacaattttaattgtttctgtTCCAGAGCTTATATTTGCAGATGATCCTCCTCTTACTTATAGCAGCTGTGACGGGCCCTGCCAGTACGAAGGCTTTTATTCCTGCACATTAGAGGATATCGAATAGATTCCTTTGTGAACTGGGTAGAATTGCTGATAGTGCTGCTACAGGGGAGCACCAATGCTTTTTCAGGATTATGAAAAGCCAACATCTCTACCACGCTAAAAGGAAGTGTCATGCTTCTTTTTCAACTGGCCATACATAGCATTTTTGTCTTGTATGGGCTTATTTCCAGCTAGCACCTCAACTCTTCATGAAAATAAGACTTCACAGCTGCACCAGCAACACTAGCACTGAATCCATTGTTGCAAATGCACCATTTCCCAGAGTTCAGTGTTGTATTCTGTCTGCATTTAATCCTTTTCCTGGGAACTTGAGAAGCAGGCACACAGgctttctttggcttttcaaAAGGTTAACCACTATATGAAGAAATAGGAAGGCAAGATACTAAAAATATCTGTCTTAATTTCCTTGCCTCGCTTTTGTCACCACTTTTGGGAGTACTGTCAGTTTTCTAAGGGGAATACGAGTCTGTCAGACGTGTGCCTTCAGCTCCAAATCCCGGAGTACATGCATGTATTGTGCATGTGCCTTTCTCCTCCGTGTAgacttcttttgtgtgtggctGGTCCCCAGGgttgaaaagcaaagcagggagATTATACCAAAGCCAAGTTCAGTGTTGCTTTGGACAGATTACTAATGTTATTtgagattttacttttttatttttttaaagccgGCTCGGGTATGAGTACTGCAATCACCAGTGCAATTACAGTGGAAACCTGTCTTAAGAGACGTCGTTATAAACACCTTTATCAACACCCTATTTTTGTCATGTTTCCGATGAAGTTCTGTGACTTCAGACTCCCCCTTGCTGACAGATGTAGCCAGTCTGTTTTTCAGCCACATGGAGAGAACCGCTGGGGCTTAACCAGCTGCCCCTGCTGTGGGAGGCAAGCAGCAGACACGTTGCAGAAGCTGGATGCCTCCAGGTGCTCCAGTGGCAACTGGGCTTACAGCAGCTTCATTGCTCCAACCAGAATCTGTACGTTGCataaaaaaaactattttcagaTTGTCCCAGGGTGTTTATGCAGGAAAACACTAAGCCACTTTCTAGTTACTTATGCAGTTAACGAGTGTAGTGGACAATTAGAGAATTAAGCCTAGTGAGGATGACAGATCTATTGTTTTTCTTACCTAGCCAGGGTTCTGAACTAGCGTTGCAGGGAAGAGAGCTTGCCAATCATTTCAAGACTGAAGGAACTCCAGTTATGATCGGTAAGTGCTCGAGTATCGAAGAATGCCAATGAAAAGTGCGTGGCCTCCCTATGctaaatttcatttcagttagaACTTGTTCAGGTTACTGTACAAGAGTTAAGCAAAACTCTAGATAAATCAAAAACTGTGCTTTTCCCAGGGGAGCCTGGAAAACAATACAGCTTAGCCTGGCTGGTACCTTTTCACTCAGTATTTCTCCCAAGCTTAGTTTTAAACCTGGTAACAAAAGTAATTGCTAATGGTGTTCTTAAAAACTGCTGTTAAAGTCAGAATGCGAGACATGACTTCTGCTCTCTAGAGGAGAAGGTTCCCAAAACTTCCCATCACAGAAGAGCAGTGTTTATCTGGCCTTGAAGAGAAGGGTATTATCCAAATTCTTTTTAAGACCAGTTTTAATGATCTGAAATGTTGGTAACATAAGAAATGCCATTCCAAAGAATGCCATAACTTTAATTGAGCCATTTTCAAGACAGATGTTTTTGAAAACGAAGaatattgaaaatataattttcagctGTAATAAACTGTTAATATTAGCAATTTTTGCAATCTGTATTTGGCACTCCATAAAGGTAATGTTACCCCCTCAAATTAGAGGTACCAGAAGTCCAGATTTTGGTATGAAATATTCTTGGCCTTTCAAGAGCCTTTTTGTCTGAATTTCAAGAATTTATATTCCTGTgttgaaaaatcttttaagtCTGTAACTTACCCTTCCTTGTAAGGCTCTCTTGGCGAttggtttaatttttgttgttggggggcAGACGTTTtagggtgggtttgggggtttttttgcttgtgttcTTTGGGAATTTCTGCAACTGCTGTGTGTTGTGTGGAGTCACTACTGCAGTATCCCAAGGATGTGAACTCCTCGCGCTATCTGAAAGAAGCATGCAGGATTTGACCTGTGGCCAGCTCATCCAAATACCCCCTTCCCCTGTTTGCAGGCTCAAGAAAGGGGAGCCAGAAATCACTTCTCTGCCC is from Phalacrocorax carbo chromosome 4, bPhaCar2.1, whole genome shotgun sequence and encodes:
- the UFSP2 gene encoding ufm1-specific protease 2 isoform X3; the encoded protein is MAAARRRSAAGRRGAGASHRPRSCVGGEDAGGLGPRPCRGAERREASTKKALGYVFSDLASKLSSDVLVLRICHSSVYVWPNNGMNTVPELTDDSACKEIRRFIQFDQDDETKRKLGKKKDKKLQDTQQIVNIDLMLEMTSPLAALAPVIERENKEHHYINMTLPVDVVVSVSPEETWGKVQNLLVEAIHRQLTDMERCIMKYMKGTSITVPEQFHFMLPGKNHLVTVSYPTGISDDQLESYRKELHELFNLPCDRPYFKRANAYHFPDEPYKDGYLRNPHLHLNSPGTESGMVYLVHGVYSYHHYMQDRFDDSGWGCAYRSLQTICSWFKHQGYIDTAIPTHKEIQQALVDAGDKPAAFVGSRQWIGSIEVQLVLNQLFGITSKILFVSQGSELALQGRELANHFKTEGTPVMIGGGVLAHTILGVAWNEITGHIKYLILDPHYTGGEDLHVILEKGWCGWKGLDFWNKDAYYNLCLPQRPKTI
- the UFSP2 gene encoding ufm1-specific protease 2 isoform X4; protein product: MRAGSAPAPAAALSDVVVLEPMDIVFRIRGGLDLAFQLATTDEASTKKALGYVFSDLASKLSSDVLVLRICHSSVYVWPNNGMNTVPELTDDSACKEIRRFIQFDQDDETKRKLGKKKDKKLQDTQQIVNIDLMLEMTSPLAALAPVIERENKEHHYINMTLPVDVVVSVSPEETWGKVQNLLVEAIHRQLTDMERCIMKYMKGTSITVPEQFHFMLPGKNHLVTVSYPTGISDDQLESYRKELHELFNLPCDRPYFKRANAYHFPDEPYKDGYLRNPHLHLNSPGTESGMVYLVHGVYSYHHYMQDRFDDSGWGCAYRSLQTICSWFKHQGYIDTAIPTHKEIQQALVDAGDKPAAFVGSRQWIGSIEVQLVLNQLFGITSKILFVSQGSELALQGRELANHFKTEGTPVMIGGGVLAHTILGVAWNEITGHIKYLILDPHYTGGEDLHVILEKGWCGWKGLDFWNKDAYYNLCLPQRPKTI
- the UFSP2 gene encoding ufm1-specific protease 2 isoform X5, coding for MDIVFRIRGGLDLAFQLATTDEASTKKALGYVFSDLASKLSSDVLVLRICHSSVYVWPNNGMNTVPELTDDSACKEIRRFIQFDQDDETKRKLGKKKDKKLQDTQQIVNIDLMLEMTSPLAALAPVIERENKEHHYINMTLPVDVVVSVSPEETWGKVQNLLVEAIHRQLTDMERCIMKYMKGTSITVPEQFHFMLPGKNHLVTVSYPTGISDDQLESYRKELHELFNLPCDRPYFKRANAYHFPDEPYKDGYLRNPHLHLNSPGTESGMVYLVHGVYSYHHYMQDRFDDSGWGCAYRSLQTICSWFKHQGYIDTAIPTHKEIQQALVDAGDKPAAFVGSRQWIGSIEVQLVLNQLFGITSKILFVSQGSELALQGRELANHFKTEGTPVMIGGGVLAHTILGVAWNEITGHIKYLILDPHYTGGEDLHVILEKGWCGWKGLDFWNKDAYYNLCLPQRPKTI
- the UFSP2 gene encoding ufm1-specific protease 2 isoform X1, translated to MRLTRGNEVEEPGPGGAALPGGRRASAILERLPVRRKGEGIAVFCHRALIPHKLDPTEIWLAAQARESSALGAPPPCASPTPPGRQHSGVRKVGEVVLEPMDIVFRIRGGLDLAFQLATTDEASTKKALGYVFSDLASKLSSDVLVLRICHSSVYVWPNNGMNTVPELTDDSACKEIRRFIQFDQDDETKRKLGKKKDKKLQDTQQIVNIDLMLEMTSPLAALAPVIERENKEHHYINMTLPVDVVVSVSPEETWGKVQNLLVEAIHRQLTDMERCIMKYMKGTSITVPEQFHFMLPGKNHLVTVSYPTGISDDQLESYRKELHELFNLPCDRPYFKRANAYHFPDEPYKDGYLRNPHLHLNSPGTESGMVYLVHGVYSYHHYMQDRFDDSGWGCAYRSLQTICSWFKHQGYIDTAIPTHKEIQQALVDAGDKPAAFVGSRQWIGSIEVQLVLNQLFGITSKILFVSQGSELALQGRELANHFKTEGTPVMIGGGVLAHTILGVAWNEITGHIKYLILDPHYTGGEDLHVILEKGWCGWKGLDFWNKDAYYNLCLPQRPKTI
- the UFSP2 gene encoding ufm1-specific protease 2 isoform X2; protein product: MRLTRGNEVEEPGPGGAALPGGRRASAILERLPVRRKGEGIAVFCHRALIPHKLDPTEIWLAAQARESSALGAPPPCASPTPPGRQHSGVRKVGEVVLEPMDIVFRIRGGLDLAFQLATTDEASTKKALGYVFSDLASKLSSDVLVLRICHSSVYVWPNNGMNTVPELTDDSACKEIRRFIQFDQDDETKRKLGKKKDKKLQDTQIVNIDLMLEMTSPLAALAPVIERENKEHHYINMTLPVDVVVSVSPEETWGKVQNLLVEAIHRQLTDMERCIMKYMKGTSITVPEQFHFMLPGKNHLVTVSYPTGISDDQLESYRKELHELFNLPCDRPYFKRANAYHFPDEPYKDGYLRNPHLHLNSPGTESGMVYLVHGVYSYHHYMQDRFDDSGWGCAYRSLQTICSWFKHQGYIDTAIPTHKEIQQALVDAGDKPAAFVGSRQWIGSIEVQLVLNQLFGITSKILFVSQGSELALQGRELANHFKTEGTPVMIGGGVLAHTILGVAWNEITGHIKYLILDPHYTGGEDLHVILEKGWCGWKGLDFWNKDAYYNLCLPQRPKTI